Proteins encoded in a region of the Streptomyces sp. NBC_00258 genome:
- a CDS encoding MarR family winged helix-turn-helix transcriptional regulator, with protein sequence MSSEAPDSALSTVMLLITGGRRLQERLDERLAGIGLSTRLLGALGHVARNSDLSYSDLARRAGVTSQSMRATILMLEELGAVRRTLPGQGHRARLELTDRGSSLLSDAHTVAAELDAELQAGLTAENKRALDHVLLHALGPVGAGSPPTAPGPLG encoded by the coding sequence ATGAGCAGCGAGGCGCCGGACAGTGCACTGTCGACCGTGATGCTGCTGATCACGGGCGGCCGCCGTCTGCAGGAGAGACTGGACGAGCGGCTCGCCGGCATCGGCCTGTCGACGCGCCTGCTCGGGGCCCTCGGCCACGTCGCCCGCAACAGCGACCTGTCCTACAGTGACCTGGCCCGCCGGGCAGGCGTCACGAGCCAGAGCATGCGCGCCACCATCCTCATGCTCGAGGAACTGGGGGCGGTGCGCCGCACACTGCCCGGACAGGGACACCGAGCACGTCTCGAACTGACCGACCGCGGCAGCTCACTGCTCTCCGACGCCCACACCGTCGCCGCCGAGCTGGACGCCGAACTCCAGGCGGGCCTCACGGCGGAGAACAAGCGAGCACTGGACCATGTCCTGCTCCACGCCCTGGGGCCGGTCGGCGCCGGATCGCCTCCGACCGCTCCAGGTCCTCTGGGCTGA
- a CDS encoding transposase family protein, whose product MVIYPVALDLPHALVEWVTMLVVTREGDRRCKLRPSQRAMVALVYLREHTTLAKIAAGFGISESTAHAYTSAVTRMLAERAPGLLKVLRESDADFVLLDGTLAECDRVGDGRADYSAKHRRHGVNVQVVTDPGRRLLWLSPALPGRSHDLTAARTHRIIRICERQGVPILADLAYQGGGPWVTTGIKRRPLQELTLTEKTLNRALAAARAPVERGIARLKSWRIFRRSRCSPNRMTSIANAILTLERQR is encoded by the coding sequence TTGGTCATCTATCCTGTCGCACTCGACTTGCCGCATGCGCTCGTGGAGTGGGTGACCATGCTCGTTGTCACCCGTGAGGGGGACCGGCGCTGCAAGTTGCGCCCGTCCCAGCGCGCGATGGTGGCACTGGTGTACCTGCGCGAACACACCACTCTGGCGAAGATCGCTGCCGGGTTCGGGATCAGCGAGTCCACCGCCCATGCCTACACCAGCGCGGTCACCCGCATGCTCGCCGAACGTGCGCCGGGTCTGCTGAAGGTCCTGCGCGAGAGTGATGCGGACTTCGTCCTGTTGGACGGCACGCTCGCCGAGTGCGACCGGGTCGGCGATGGTCGGGCCGACTACTCGGCCAAGCACCGCCGCCACGGGGTGAACGTGCAGGTGGTCACCGATCCGGGGCGCCGGCTGCTGTGGCTCTCACCCGCACTGCCGGGCCGATCTCACGACCTGACCGCTGCCCGCACCCACCGGATCATCCGTATCTGCGAGCGCCAGGGCGTCCCTATCCTGGCCGACCTCGCCTACCAGGGCGGTGGCCCCTGGGTGACCACGGGCATCAAACGCAGGCCCCTGCAGGAACTCACCCTCACCGAGAAGACTCTCAACCGAGCCCTGGCCGCGGCACGGGCACCGGTCGAACGCGGCATCGCGCGCCTGAAGTCCTGGCGTATCTTCCGCCGATCCCGGTGCAGTCCAAACCGCATGACGTCAATCGCCAATGCCATCCTCACCCTGGAGCGGCAACGCTGA
- a CDS encoding SDR family oxidoreductase: MRVFVTGGTGHSGPYVIPELIAAGHEVTGLARSDTAAAALSAHGAKVRRGDLQDVDGLKEAAADSDGVIHLAHRQDLLPSGGIDAVAAAELPAVLAFGEALAGTGKPLVAAGSIGSPGWENLGRPATEEDPALPGGDEYRGTLRVRNVVETTVVGLAERGVRSSIVRIPPIAHSTTDSAGFLPLLIALAKEKCVVGYPGDGANVWPAVHIRDVASLFRLALEKGPAGKYWHAIEDGGIPFREIAEAIGSRLGLPAVSIPSDVLMLPGYFGFLANLVTLDLPASNLITRRTLGWEPAQPSVLADLDNGHYFSAS; the protein is encoded by the coding sequence ATGCGCGTTTTCGTCACTGGCGGGACCGGCCATTCCGGTCCGTACGTCATCCCTGAGCTCATTGCGGCCGGGCACGAGGTCACCGGCCTGGCCCGGTCGGACACCGCTGCGGCGGCGCTGTCCGCGCATGGCGCGAAGGTGCGTCGCGGCGACCTCCAGGACGTCGACGGGCTCAAGGAGGCGGCCGCGGACTCCGACGGCGTCATCCACCTCGCGCACAGGCAAGACCTGCTTCCGTCCGGCGGGATCGACGCCGTGGCCGCCGCGGAACTTCCGGCCGTGCTCGCGTTCGGCGAGGCACTCGCGGGAACCGGAAAGCCGCTGGTCGCGGCGGGGAGCATTGGCTCACCCGGGTGGGAAAACCTGGGCCGGCCGGCCACCGAGGAGGACCCGGCCCTTCCCGGCGGCGATGAGTACAGGGGCACCCTGCGGGTTCGTAACGTCGTGGAAACCACCGTAGTCGGCCTCGCCGAGCGGGGAGTACGGTCTTCGATCGTGCGGATTCCCCCCATCGCGCACAGCACGACCGACAGTGCCGGATTCCTCCCCCTGCTGATCGCGCTCGCCAAGGAGAAGTGCGTCGTTGGCTACCCCGGCGACGGCGCGAACGTGTGGCCCGCCGTGCACATCCGCGATGTCGCCTCCTTGTTCCGCCTGGCGCTGGAGAAGGGTCCGGCTGGCAAATACTGGCACGCGATAGAGGACGGGGGCATCCCGTTCCGCGAGATCGCCGAGGCCATTGGCAGCCGTCTGGGCCTGCCCGCCGTGAGCATTCCCTCGGACGTACTGATGCTGCCGGGATACTTTGGGTTCCTCGCGAATCTCGTCACGCTGGACCTCCCGGCGTCCAACCTCATCACCCGCCGGACCCTCGGCTGGGAACCCGCTCAGCCCAGCGTGCTCGCCGACTTGGACAACGGTCACTACTTCTCCGCCAGCTGA
- a CDS encoding LysR family transcriptional regulator, which yields MDLDLRKLRYFVAVADQLHFGRAADELHIAQPVLSRQIRALEQDLGASLFTRDRHGVALTDAGRQLLADAGPLLASTHAVRRRVSVAARGSRRLVVGFRAGIPVIPAARAFETRHPDVVVDVQRMEWDDQALMLLDGRVDIGYVRLPIEETGLRLTPLYTEPLMVVLPAGHRLAGKDELTEADLAGEPLVWHADPSTQPTRRPHPDSGLRVRGVEEKLEHVAAGRGISFVGRSETVFYSRPDISYVPIPDLAPDQVCLAAAASHTSPVVDDFFTAAQSTAEITAECGNYEMWQLGSGAVSNHG from the coding sequence ATGGATCTGGACCTGCGCAAATTGCGCTACTTCGTCGCCGTGGCCGACCAGTTGCACTTCGGCCGCGCAGCCGATGAACTGCATATCGCGCAGCCGGTGCTCAGCCGCCAGATCCGCGCACTGGAGCAGGATCTCGGCGCCTCACTGTTCACCAGGGATCGCCACGGCGTAGCGCTGACCGACGCGGGCCGACAGCTGCTGGCCGACGCCGGTCCGCTGCTCGCCTCCACTCACGCGGTCCGGCGCCGGGTGTCCGTGGCAGCTCGTGGCAGCCGGCGGCTGGTGGTCGGCTTTCGAGCCGGCATCCCGGTCATCCCGGCGGCGCGAGCGTTCGAGACCCGACATCCGGACGTGGTCGTGGACGTGCAGAGGATGGAATGGGATGACCAGGCCCTGATGCTGCTCGACGGCCGCGTCGACATCGGCTATGTGCGACTACCCATCGAGGAGACCGGCCTGCGCCTGACTCCGCTCTACACCGAGCCGCTCATGGTGGTGCTACCCGCCGGTCACCGGTTGGCCGGCAAGGACGAGCTCACCGAGGCCGACCTGGCCGGTGAGCCGCTGGTCTGGCATGCCGACCCGAGCACGCAGCCCACCAGGCGCCCGCACCCCGACTCGGGACTCCGGGTGCGCGGGGTGGAGGAGAAGCTCGAGCACGTCGCGGCCGGCCGGGGCATCTCGTTCGTGGGGCGTTCGGAGACCGTGTTCTACTCACGTCCGGACATCAGTTACGTACCCATCCCGGATCTGGCGCCCGACCAGGTCTGCCTCGCGGCGGCGGCATCGCACACCTCGCCGGTGGTCGACGACTTCTTCACCGCGGCTCAGTCGACGGCCGAGATCACGGCAGAATGTGGGAACTATGAAATGTGGCAGCTTGGAAGCGGTGCCGTTTCAAATCACGGTTGA
- a CDS encoding flavin reductase, with protein MVTALDGDRPHGTTVSAFASHSLTPPMVLVSLDNRSQLLALIRRTGQRFDGVRQPLVQGGTHLADCRSCRPPREGAGCGMARLLGPIRPLSPEDLERSEAIRRRPAPGRGAGHGPVLACSPP; from the coding sequence GTGGTCACCGCCCTGGACGGCGATCGCCCGCACGGCACCACGGTCAGCGCCTTCGCCTCCCATTCCCTGACACCCCCGATGGTGCTGGTTTCGCTGGACAACCGCTCCCAACTCCTCGCGCTCATCCGCCGCACCGGCCAGCGGTTCGACGGAGTACGGCAGCCGCTCGTACAGGGCGGCACGCACCTGGCTGACTGCAGGTCATGCCGGCCTCCTCGTGAAGGTGCCGGCTGCGGGATGGCTCGACTGCTCGGGCCTATCCGGCCACTCAGCCCAGAGGACCTGGAGCGGTCGGAGGCGATCCGGCGCCGACCGGCCCCAGGGCGTGGAGCAGGACATGGTCCAGTGCTCGCTTGTTCTCCGCCGTGA
- a CDS encoding PucR family transcriptional regulator: MSEVRVMTGAGEWLLRLRPDSDADHPAPALSPATVAEAEADLGPGPVAWAVETAAGAAEKCARQSPEVADGPVGLRTTRRSVEACCIAILRGLLHDTPADRIDAPPEAVDGNRDLVHRGVPLDRILRAVWTSHVHTYGRLLSALRLLVEAERWPDESERVARLSFAYVEELTAAFATQYAAEREHWAGSLMAARRKLVDDLLAGLHADPATVVNTLGLDLGHHHMAAVVWTDAEGDGQSASVPLHRLAADLVGVSQPVRSLVLPTGTSELWAWLSWPHPPPTDLVSLVRKETRARTAHHPGGVYVALGPPARGDEGFRGSHVAARETQRVAEALGDPGTYAYADIAELSLLTADTEHAERYMRDILGPLAGPGPKTAEIRETLRRYLAHGRSRTLAAEELFVAPNTVAYRVKRAEELMGRPLPQDHLPLRLALEISRIITP; this comes from the coding sequence ATGAGCGAGGTGAGAGTCATGACGGGCGCCGGCGAATGGCTGCTGCGACTGCGACCGGACAGCGACGCGGACCACCCGGCGCCGGCCTTGTCCCCCGCGACGGTCGCGGAGGCCGAAGCCGACCTGGGCCCCGGTCCCGTGGCCTGGGCAGTGGAGACGGCTGCCGGGGCCGCCGAGAAGTGCGCCCGGCAGTCTCCCGAAGTCGCCGATGGACCGGTGGGCCTGCGGACGACACGCCGATCGGTGGAGGCGTGCTGCATCGCGATCCTGCGGGGGCTGCTCCACGACACGCCGGCCGACCGCATCGACGCCCCGCCCGAGGCAGTCGACGGCAATCGCGATCTGGTGCACCGGGGCGTGCCGCTGGACCGTATCCTGCGAGCCGTGTGGACCTCTCACGTCCACACCTACGGACGGCTGCTGTCCGCTCTGAGGCTCCTCGTCGAAGCGGAACGGTGGCCCGACGAGAGCGAGCGCGTCGCCCGGCTGTCCTTCGCCTACGTCGAAGAACTGACCGCGGCGTTCGCCACGCAGTACGCGGCGGAGCGGGAGCACTGGGCGGGCAGTCTCATGGCCGCCCGCCGCAAGCTCGTGGACGACCTTCTCGCCGGCCTCCACGCCGACCCGGCGACAGTGGTGAACACCCTGGGTCTCGACCTCGGCCACCACCACATGGCCGCCGTTGTGTGGACGGACGCCGAGGGGGACGGGCAGAGCGCTTCCGTGCCGCTGCACCGGCTCGCCGCTGATCTCGTCGGCGTCTCACAGCCCGTGCGCTCCCTCGTCCTTCCGACAGGAACGTCCGAACTGTGGGCATGGCTGAGCTGGCCACACCCACCGCCGACGGATCTCGTCTCCCTGGTCCGCAAAGAGACGAGGGCGAGGACAGCGCACCACCCCGGCGGGGTCTACGTCGCTCTGGGACCACCGGCCCGGGGCGACGAGGGGTTCCGAGGCAGCCACGTCGCCGCCCGGGAGACCCAGCGGGTGGCAGAGGCCCTCGGCGACCCGGGTACATACGCCTACGCCGACATCGCCGAGCTGTCGCTGCTGACCGCCGACACCGAGCACGCCGAGCGCTACATGCGCGACATCCTGGGGCCGCTGGCCGGCCCCGGCCCCAAGACTGCAGAGATCCGCGAGACACTCCGCCGGTATCTGGCGCACGGCCGCAGCCGCACCCTCGCCGCCGAGGAACTGTTCGTGGCGCCCAACACCGTCGCCTACCGGGTCAAGCGCGCCGAAGAGCTGATGGGCCGCCCTTTGCCGCAGGACCATCTGCCGCTGCGACTGGCGCTGGAGATCAGCCGGATCATCACTCCCTGA
- a CDS encoding carotenoid oxygenase family protein, with the protein MNTPPVPVIATTPMSVAPQAQRVGADQNWPTDNKWLRGPFAPWTQESHSYDLPVQGQIPDDLAGALFRVSSNPRFQPRNMDRYHWWEGDGMVAALYLREGKAAFRTGWVATDSMKFEVEQGEAVYSGFVNGGTPGRLPKGAPPAKNVANTNVGIFDDHLLVCFEGGLPTAMHPQTLETYGTYDFHGGIDILCTAHYKTDPATGDMLFFAATGPVITWYRADVRTGQVIDSHTIDIGIPVLMHDFVVSENYAIFFVAPNLLRLDLAAQGRPGVVWDEAALPHGTQIVLMDRRTHEVKWYEAGGMFAPTHFYNAYETGDEVVIDMHRISRIGSPADSLTPLSSHEWFPPGYSWQWRIDTVTGKVADRRVSGIAGEFPKINDGYVGQQHRYGYFVTTRDLAPGTMTDGLARHDYLKDSTVVVEGPHPLTSPSEPVFVPRTDPRGEDDGYLLALWWNPETGLSELLIHDASDLVAQPLARVGLPVRVPFGFHGSWADQTVLDKSVSALRDAH; encoded by the coding sequence ATGAACACCCCGCCCGTCCCCGTCATCGCGACCACGCCGATGTCCGTCGCGCCGCAGGCCCAGCGCGTCGGTGCCGACCAGAACTGGCCGACGGACAACAAGTGGCTGCGTGGCCCGTTCGCCCCGTGGACGCAGGAGAGCCACAGCTACGACCTCCCGGTACAGGGCCAGATCCCGGACGATCTCGCCGGCGCCCTGTTCCGGGTCTCCTCCAACCCCCGTTTCCAGCCCCGCAACATGGACCGCTACCACTGGTGGGAGGGCGACGGCATGGTGGCCGCGCTCTACCTGCGTGAGGGCAAGGCGGCCTTCCGTACCGGCTGGGTGGCGACGGACTCGATGAAGTTCGAGGTCGAGCAGGGCGAGGCCGTCTACAGCGGCTTCGTCAACGGCGGCACGCCCGGGCGGCTGCCCAAGGGCGCCCCGCCCGCCAAGAACGTGGCCAACACCAACGTCGGCATCTTCGACGACCACCTGCTCGTCTGCTTCGAGGGCGGCCTGCCGACGGCGATGCACCCGCAGACCCTGGAGACGTACGGCACCTACGACTTCCACGGCGGCATCGACATCCTGTGCACCGCCCACTACAAGACCGACCCGGCCACCGGCGACATGCTGTTCTTCGCCGCCACCGGCCCCGTCATCACGTGGTACCGCGCCGATGTCCGGACCGGACAGGTAATCGACTCCCACACCATCGACATCGGCATCCCGGTCCTCATGCACGACTTCGTCGTGAGCGAGAACTACGCGATCTTCTTCGTCGCACCCAACCTGCTCCGCCTCGACCTGGCCGCGCAGGGCCGGCCCGGCGTGGTCTGGGACGAGGCGGCGCTGCCGCACGGCACACAGATCGTGCTCATGGACCGCCGCACCCACGAGGTGAAGTGGTACGAGGCCGGTGGCATGTTCGCGCCCACGCACTTCTACAACGCCTACGAGACCGGTGACGAGGTCGTCATCGACATGCACCGGATCTCCCGCATCGGCAGCCCCGCCGACAGCCTCACTCCGCTCAGCTCCCACGAGTGGTTTCCGCCGGGCTATTCCTGGCAGTGGCGGATCGACACGGTGACCGGGAAGGTCGCCGACCGCCGCGTCTCCGGTATCGCCGGCGAGTTCCCGAAGATCAACGACGGCTACGTCGGCCAGCAGCACCGGTACGGCTACTTCGTGACCACCCGTGACCTGGCCCCCGGCACCATGACCGATGGCCTGGCCCGCCACGACTACCTCAAGGACTCCACGGTCGTCGTCGAGGGACCGCACCCGCTCACCAGCCCCAGCGAGCCGGTGTTCGTCCCCCGGACCGACCCGCGCGGCGAGGACGACGGCTATCTGCTGGCTCTGTGGTGGAACCCCGAGACGGGTCTGAGCGAGCTGCTGATCCACGACGCGTCCGACCTCGTCGCCCAGCCCCTGGCCCGGGTCGGGCTGCCCGTACGCGTGCCGTTCGGCTTCCACGGCAGCTGGGCCGACCAGACCGTACTCGACAAGAGCGTGTCCGCCCTCCGCGACGCGCACTGA
- a CDS encoding aldehyde dehydrogenase family protein gives MTTTVEPPSAHARPPWDGKIFDGTWAQGHGGTVDVTAPATGKVLATVGAASPADVDRAAELAAKAQRDWARLPYDRRAEVFRKAAALLEADPARLVRWLVPEAGSGRGKAAFETGLVVSELFQAAALAAEPYGELLRSTRPRMSFARRVPLGVVGVISPFNFPAILSTRSVAPALALGNAVVLKPDPRTPVSGGLALAELLAEAGLPEGVLHVLPGGADVGQALVTHPAVPCISFTGSTAAGRAIGAAAGPLLKKVHLELGGNNALLVMPDADLDAAASAGAWGSFLHQGQICMTTGRHLVHTSVAEQYVAKLAEKATAINVGDPADPHNPLGPLIDERQRDRVHGIVTRSLSQGARLAAGGTYDGLFYRPTVLAGIPHDAPAFTEEIFGPVAPVTTYETVEEAIEIINSSEYGLSVAILTQDVFGALELAERIESGAVHINDQTVDDEAVAPFGGAKASAAGGRFGGRANLDTFTEVQWVTAQAKIERYPF, from the coding sequence TTGACCACGACAGTTGAACCGCCATCCGCCCACGCCCGTCCGCCATGGGACGGCAAGATCTTCGACGGCACCTGGGCTCAGGGCCACGGCGGGACAGTCGACGTGACCGCACCGGCCACCGGCAAGGTGCTCGCCACGGTCGGCGCCGCCTCCCCGGCCGACGTCGACCGCGCCGCCGAGCTCGCGGCGAAGGCCCAGCGGGACTGGGCCCGGCTGCCCTACGACCGGCGGGCGGAGGTGTTCCGCAAGGCGGCGGCCCTGCTGGAGGCCGACCCGGCCCGGCTGGTGCGCTGGCTCGTTCCCGAAGCCGGGTCCGGGAGGGGCAAGGCCGCCTTCGAGACCGGTCTGGTGGTCTCCGAGCTCTTTCAGGCCGCCGCGCTCGCCGCGGAGCCCTACGGCGAACTGCTGCGCAGCACCCGGCCGCGGATGTCGTTCGCCCGCCGGGTCCCCCTCGGGGTGGTCGGGGTCATCTCGCCCTTCAACTTCCCCGCCATCCTCTCCACGCGCTCAGTGGCGCCCGCGCTCGCCCTCGGCAACGCCGTCGTCCTCAAACCCGACCCGCGCACCCCGGTCTCGGGCGGACTGGCTCTCGCCGAACTGCTGGCCGAGGCAGGCCTACCGGAGGGAGTGCTGCACGTCCTGCCCGGCGGGGCCGATGTCGGTCAGGCACTGGTGACCCACCCGGCCGTGCCGTGCATCTCCTTCACCGGCTCCACCGCCGCCGGCCGGGCGATCGGCGCGGCGGCCGGACCCCTGCTGAAGAAGGTGCACCTGGAACTCGGCGGGAACAACGCCCTCCTCGTCATGCCCGACGCCGACCTCGACGCGGCCGCGTCGGCCGGGGCATGGGGATCGTTCCTGCACCAGGGCCAGATCTGCATGACCACGGGACGGCACCTGGTGCACACCTCCGTCGCCGAGCAGTACGTGGCCAAGCTCGCGGAGAAGGCCACGGCAATCAACGTCGGCGACCCGGCCGACCCGCACAACCCCCTAGGCCCGCTCATCGACGAACGCCAGCGTGACAGGGTCCACGGCATCGTCACCCGCAGCTTGTCCCAGGGCGCACGCCTGGCCGCGGGCGGAACCTACGACGGGCTGTTCTACCGGCCCACCGTCCTCGCCGGCATTCCTCACGACGCACCCGCATTCACCGAGGAGATCTTCGGCCCCGTAGCCCCGGTGACCACCTACGAGACCGTCGAGGAGGCCATCGAGATCATCAACTCCTCCGAGTACGGCCTGTCGGTCGCCATCCTCACCCAGGATGTGTTCGGCGCTCTGGAACTCGCCGAGCGCATCGAGTCCGGCGCCGTCCACATCAACGACCAGACCGTCGACGACGAGGCCGTGGCCCCCTTCGGCGGCGCCAAGGCCTCCGCGGCCGGCGGCCGCTTCGGAGGCCGAGCCAACCTCGACACCTTCACCGAGGTGCAGTGGGTCACCGCGCAGGCGAAGATCGAGCGGTACCCGTTCTGA
- a CDS encoding NADPH-dependent F420 reductase: protein MSSISIIGLGSMASALADRSLAGGHAVELIGRDPAKAKELAAALGAATVGTVDAAPAGDIVILAVPYGSAAAVVSAYGDALRGKVIVDVTNPVNADFTGFVTPEGSSGAQEIAQSAPADAHVVKAFNTLYANVLAAGPAEGRPLDVFIAGDDAQAKARVSAFIESLGLRPMDTGQLAMARTLENAALLMLGLVAHSVNHTNFFLGVSILS from the coding sequence ATGAGCAGCATCAGCATTATCGGCCTGGGGAGCATGGCCAGCGCCCTGGCCGACCGGTCGCTCGCAGGCGGCCACGCAGTCGAGCTCATCGGCCGCGACCCGGCCAAAGCAAAGGAATTGGCCGCCGCGCTCGGCGCCGCCACTGTCGGGACGGTCGACGCCGCCCCGGCCGGGGACATCGTTATCCTCGCCGTGCCGTACGGCAGCGCGGCGGCGGTGGTCAGCGCGTACGGGGACGCACTGCGCGGCAAGGTGATTGTCGACGTCACCAATCCCGTCAACGCCGACTTCACGGGCTTTGTCACCCCCGAAGGTAGTTCCGGCGCGCAGGAGATCGCACAGTCAGCCCCCGCCGACGCGCATGTCGTCAAGGCGTTCAACACCCTGTACGCCAATGTTCTGGCCGCCGGGCCAGCCGAGGGTCGCCCCTTGGACGTGTTCATTGCCGGCGACGACGCGCAGGCAAAGGCACGCGTGTCGGCGTTCATCGAGAGCCTGGGACTGCGCCCGATGGATACCGGGCAACTGGCAATGGCGCGGACGCTGGAGAACGCCGCCCTGTTGATGCTGGGTCTCGTTGCCCACTCCGTCAACCACACCAACTTCTTCCTCGGTGTCAGCATTCTCAGCTGA
- a CDS encoding integrase core domain-containing protein yields MSRSQTNGEVERFLGILKYEHLFRAITCDGNALAVEINQFRHTYNALRPTRHWTTGRRDRRTSPAGRASSHRSGRPSWNPYPDGSSAVKNRIDPAGTPQSARNTASRDPWVARSPR; encoded by the coding sequence GTGAGCAGATCGCAGACCAACGGCGAAGTCGAACGGTTCCTGGGCATCCTGAAGTACGAACACCTCTTCCGCGCGATCACCTGCGACGGCAATGCCCTCGCCGTCGAGATCAATCAGTTCCGCCACACCTACAACGCCCTCCGCCCCACCAGGCACTGGACGACCGGACGCCGCGACAGGCGTACCTCACCAGCCGGGAGAGCCAGTAGTCACCGGTCCGGTCGTCCGTCATGGAATCCCTACCCGGACGGATCGTCTGCGGTGAAGAACAGGATCGATCCGGCAGGGACGCCACAATCGGCTCGGAACACAGCGTCACGAGATCCTTGGGTAGCCCGAAGCCCGCGCTGA
- a CDS encoding LLM class flavin-dependent oxidoreductase: protein MAKALSSGRRQCETERIGLVTTASTTFTEPYNLARQFKALDVITHGRAGCNAETTSGKSPRRTSARRSRRARRITNVPTRSSRSSRHCGAAGRRTSGFSTSTASGRRHGQDPAGQPTGQARSLPRPAAHPPSEQGQPVIFQAGGGSYGLELAGRYASGVYASPYTIEDARAQRQALRDAAKRAGRDPDEVKMLAGFMPTIAPSHKAALQRRRFLDEVVDLSQRVRYLGSMIGLPLGPGQLDEPLTTEQLADAMRRRHTRPARPALRRALEVAKEGWSLRDVLAHGVIDYHPVVAGTATDLADHMQEWFETGACDGFSIAVDSYHDGLDAFADQVVPILQERVLFHDDYEGPTLRENLGTHEQYSLDPRLTKPARS from the coding sequence ATGGCGAAGGCATTGAGCTCGGGGCGGAGGCAATGCGAGACCGAGCGTATCGGCCTGGTCACCACCGCCTCCACCACATTCACCGAGCCCTACAATCTCGCCCGCCAGTTCAAGGCCCTGGACGTAATCACCCACGGCCGGGCCGGATGCAACGCGGAGACCACCTCCGGCAAGTCGCCGCGGCGAACTTCGGCGCGACGATCCCGCCGCGCGCGGAGAATTACGAACGTGCCCACGAGGTCATCCAGATCGTCCAGGCACTGTGGGGCAGCTGGGAGAAGGACGTCTGGCTTCTCGACGTCGACGGCAAGCGGTCGCCGACATGGACAAGATCCAGCCGGTCAACCTACAGGGCAAGCACGCAGCCTCCCGCGGCCCGCTGCCCATCCCCCGTCCGAGCAGGGCCAGCCGGTCATCTTCCAGGCAGGCGGCGGCAGTTACGGCCTGGAACTCGCGGGCCGTTACGCCAGCGGCGTCTACGCCAGCCCGTACACCATCGAGGACGCCCGGGCCCAGCGCCAGGCCCTGCGGGACGCCGCCAAGCGCGCCGGACGCGACCCGGACGAGGTGAAGATGCTCGCCGGCTTCATGCCGACCATTGCCCCCTCCCACAAGGCCGCCCTTCAGCGGCGCCGCTTCCTGGACGAGGTCGTCGACCTGAGCCAGCGCGTCCGCTACCTCGGCTCGATGATCGGCCTCCCGCTCGGCCCCGGCCAGCTCGACGAGCCGCTGACCACCGAGCAGTTGGCCGACGCCATGCGCCGACGCCATACCCGGCCCGCACGACCCGCGCTCCGCCGCGCCCTCGAAGTGGCCAAGGAGGGCTGGAGTCTGCGCGACGTGCTCGCCCACGGCGTCATCGACTACCACCCGGTCGTCGCCGGCACCGCCACAGACTTGGCCGACCACATGCAGGAATGGTTCGAGACCGGAGCCTGCGACGGCTTCTCGATCGCCGTCGACAGCTACCACGACGGCCTCGATGCCTTCGCCGACCAGGTCGTCCCGATCCTGCAGGAACGCGTCCTGTTTCACGACGACTACGAAGGCCCCACCCTGCGCGAAAACCTCGGCACCCACGAGCAGTACAGTCTCGACCCGCGCCTCACGAAGCCAGCCCGGTCATGA
- a CDS encoding DJ-1/PfpI family protein, with translation MSNEQRSLEIAILVCPDYAPVDVIAFHAALGSMPGVNLHLVWKDLDEFSGFAGFPTRATTTFADCPADLDALLIGATPPELMEDLDTLAFLADRGSRAKWVAGVCEGSLVLGAAGLLRGYRATTNYHFYGLLGRFGATVVETSKVVEDRNRITAGPPATGCFEIAERLIQDFFGTEAARRMELNAEYAPHPLFGVGTPELAGPELTRDALAETHAWTEAVSPIARRAADRLEVSDPV, from the coding sequence ATGTCCAACGAACAGCGCAGTCTCGAGATCGCGATCCTGGTGTGCCCCGACTACGCACCGGTCGACGTCATCGCGTTCCACGCGGCCCTGGGCAGCATGCCCGGGGTGAATCTCCACCTCGTCTGGAAGGACTTGGACGAGTTCTCGGGTTTCGCCGGGTTCCCCACGCGCGCGACCACCACCTTCGCGGACTGCCCCGCAGACCTGGACGCCCTGTTGATCGGGGCGACGCCGCCCGAGCTCATGGAGGACCTCGACACGCTCGCGTTTCTCGCCGACCGGGGCTCCCGTGCGAAATGGGTCGCCGGCGTGTGCGAAGGCAGCCTGGTGCTGGGCGCGGCCGGTCTGCTGCGCGGGTACCGGGCCACGACCAACTACCACTTCTACGGCCTGCTGGGTCGGTTCGGCGCGACGGTGGTCGAGACCAGCAAAGTCGTGGAGGACCGGAACCGGATCACCGCGGGCCCGCCGGCGACCGGGTGCTTCGAAATCGCAGAGCGGCTGATCCAGGACTTCTTCGGCACCGAAGCTGCGCGCCGGATGGAACTGAACGCCGAGTACGCGCCGCACCCCCTGTTCGGAGTGGGCACCCCCGAGCTGGCCGGCCCGGAGCTCACCCGGGATGCCCTCGCGGAAACGCACGCGTGGACAGAGGCCGTCTCCCCGATCGCGCGGCGGGCTGCAGACCGGCTGGAGGTCTCCGACCCGGTGTGA